One part of the Cyprinus carpio isolate SPL01 chromosome A25, ASM1834038v1, whole genome shotgun sequence genome encodes these proteins:
- the wdr61 gene encoding WD repeat-containing protein 61: protein MSTQYSILFKQEHAHEDAIWTAAWGRSEKDGSETIVTGSLDDLVKVWKWSDEKLELQWTLEGHQLGVVSVDISQNGVIAASSSLDAHIRLWDLETGKQIKSMDAGPVDAWTVAFSPDSKYIATGSHLGKVNIFGVESGKKEHSLDTRGKFILSIAYSPDGKYLASGAIDGIINIFDIATGKLLHTLEGHAMPIRSLTFSPDSQLLVTASDDGYIKIYDVQHANLAGTLSGHGSWVLNVAFSPDDTHFVSSSSDKSVKVWDTTSSRSCVNTFFDHQDQVWSVKYNPTGSKIVSAGDDRAIHIYDCPM, encoded by the exons ATGAGCACACAA TACAGTATTCTATTCAAGCAGGAGCATG CTCATGAAGATGCCATCTGGACCGCGGCATGGGGTCGCAGCGAGAAGGACGGGTCGGAAACCATCGTGACCGGCTCTTTGGACGACCTGGTAAAAGTGTGGAAATG GTCGGATGAGAAGCTGGAGCTGCAGTGGACGCTGGAGGGTCACCAGCTGGGCGTGGTGTCGGTGGACATCAGTCAAAATGGAGTGATTGCTGCCTCCAGCTCTCTTGATGCTCATATTCGGCTCTGGGATCTGGAGACGGGCAAACAGATCAAGTCCATGGACGCAGGCCCAG TTGACGCCTGGACGGTTGCCTTCTCTCCTGACTCCAAATACATTGCCACTGGCAGCCATCTAGGGAAGGTCAACATCTTCGGCGTGGAAAGTGGGAAAAAGGAGCACTCGCTGGACACTAGAGGGAAATTCATTCTGAGCATCGCTTAC agTCCAGATGGAAAGTACTTAGCCAGTGGTGCTATAGACGGAATCATTAATATCTTTGATATTGCGACTGGGAAACTCCTGCACACGCTGGAAG gtCATGCGATGCCTATCAGGTCTCTGACTTTCTCTCCAGACTCTCAGCTGCTGGTAACCGCATCAGATGACGGCTACATCAAGATCTATGACGT GCAGCACGCTAACCTGGCCGGCACTCTCAGCGGTCACGGATCCTGGGTGCTGAACGTGGCCTTTTCACCTGACGACACACACTTTGTGTCCAG ttcGTCTGATAAGAGTGTAAAAGTGTGGGACACGACGAGCAGCAGGTCATGTGTGAACACATTCTTTGATCATCAGGACCAG gtttggAGTGTGAAGTACAACCCCACAGGCTCCAAAATCGTCTCTGCAGGTGATGACAGAGCCATCCACATTTACGACTGTCCCATGTGA